AGGGAAATCTTCCGGCAGCAATTCTCATTTTGAAAAGTGACTGAATCGTAAATCAAATCTATCGGTGATCAAGGTGCCCAATATTTCCCACGTGACAACCAAATGTTTCCAAGAGTGAAACCACCGGATGCTTACCAGATTCAGAACTGGTCCAAATCCTGAAAGACGCTGAACCTGTTCGCCTGACGCTGTACCAATCTTGTCAAATAGTGAACATGCTGCGAGCGGCTGAACCCTGCGAGAGAGTGCCGACGTGGCCCTGGTAAAAGCAATTCAAAAATAGAATCTGGTAAGAGCAGACTATCACGGAGCAAGGGATGTCCCTCTGTCCCTACTTGACCAAAAGCCTGCAAGCAACACTGCGATGATACCCGTCAGGAAGACGCCATCGAAAGTTCCTGCGCCGCCGATCGAGGCAATTGGGGCGCCAAGGCCTCGAATTTTATCGATGTTTGTAATGTCCGCGCCCAGTAGAGTTCCCATGCTTCCTGAAATATATGCCAGAGCTGGGGCGTATTTTCGGGAGATAACGAGCCCCACAATTGCGGAGGCCAACGGAGGAGTGAAGAATGGCACCGCAATTCCCACCCCTTTTACGGGATAAGCCAGCTGATGGACCAGAAATGTGACAATGCCCACTCCTACAAAAGCCAGTCCGTAAAGTTTGTTTTTTACTGTGAGGTAGATGGAAAGAAAGAAGGGTACAAGCGCACCGCCAACATTTACGGCAACGACGGTGCCCGGCCATTCCTGAACGTGGGGAATGATATGCCGTATGCCGAAGAGATCAACATATGAATTCGAGATAACTTGCTCTGGGGGAAGCTCGAAGATGGGAATATTGATATAGCTTCCCAAGAGTGAAAAGAGCATCAAGGAAAACACATACCGTTGGTTAATCCCGATTCTTTGGTATGCATAGCTTAGAATTCCGACTTCAACGAGGGTGACCAGGAAGATGAAAAGAAACAATAAAAGCAGCAAGAATGGTAGTGATAATGGAAAGTAATGCATTTCATTTCCCTTCGTTTCAAGAGAGAGTCTTTGCATCGGGCGGTCTGGTTCTCAGACTTCCGATAAATCAAAATCTTACAGACTTTTGTCGGTCAATCGGGACATATGAGACATTCTTTTCTATAGAGAATGTCTCTGGAGAGTCTGAATACCGCTCTTTGAAAACTGAATATTTGTTATGTATTAGGAAATGTCATTATAAAGAAAGCGAAAAATTACCTCTTGCCGGGAACGGATGTACGCAGAGGTGAGGAAAACTGCATTGAATGTACGCAATATCATGTACGCAACGAAAAAAGGGGAAACAGATTCAACCTGTAACCCCTTGAATTTTCTGGCAGGCCAGGAGGGATTCGAACCCCCAGCCCCCGGATTTGGAGTCCGGTGCTCTAACCGTTAGAGCTACTGGCCTGCAGGTGGCAATCTGTATAATGGTTTCTCCCGCCGATGTAAAGCAAAATATTTTTTCCCCGCCTCATTTCAGTCAACAAAGTTCCTTTTATCGGGTTTCATCTCTTGGAATGTTCTTGCCTCATTGAGTCTGAAGGCTTGAATTTTGCTAATCAAAAGATTACATCGATAATTTCCTGGCTTGTATAGGGACTCACATGAAAATTCGTGAGGTGCCGGGTATGTATTCGGCTTTTGGGACACTGTTTTAGTAATGGTGTTTTAAGAAAAGAAATTTCGTCGTTGTGACTTTGTTTCCTGATGTTTCGTTTGATATGGAATGATTTTTATCAAATTTATTTGATATGGACTTGTCAAGTGACTGAACATTGATTACACTTTTACAAAAAATATCGTTATTTCCAATAAATGGGGCAGGTGTGGTAGAGAAGGAGAGGATGGATGAAAATAAAATACTGTCAAAAATATGAAAAATATGTGAGCCAGAGGCACTGTGAGTTCTTCAACGAGGGGGCTCAGTGCGAATATTACTCGCCCAAGTGTTGGAACAGCATCAAGGATCTGCTTGCGGATCAAGGGCGTCCGAAATGGGATGTTAATGCGGTAATCAAGCCGTTCAAATGCAACTTGCTTGACAGGGAATATTTGAATTTGCTGAACCGGAAAAAACGCCTGAGAAAAGGAGCGATTGCTGCAAGAGGATAGGATCAAAGACTTCGGGTGCAGAGCGGAGTGGTTTGTCTCCGTCTTTTTCCTTCGATTTTCTAATTCTATCTTGATAGCACCTCTCCCATTGATGTCAGCTCACTTCTTGTGTTAATAAAATCCTTTGTAACAGAACACCGACCGAATGATTTTCCTTGAGTGAGTCAGGATCTGATTCGCCCTGAGGGAAACCATTGTGGCAGAAGCGGGCATTGTTCCGACCAGGAATTTTTCCTGACGGGCCATGTGGCCATGAGCGAACTATAGAAGAAAGCTGGATTCCTTCTCTGAGAGAGTGAGCGCAAGTATGTTCAAGAAACTGTTGGTTGCAAATCGAGGGGAAATTGCTATCCGGATCATACGCTCGGCCCAGGAACTGGGTATCAAAACCGTTGCGATTTATGAGGAGACGGATAAGACTGCAATGCACATCATGAGGGCCGACGAAGCCATTTGTATTGGTTCCGGCCCACGCAAAGATTACCTCAGCATTGAGCGCATCATTCAGGCTGCACAGACCACGGGGGCCGAAGCCATTCATCCCGGCTATGGTTTTCTTGCAGAAAACCCCAATTTTTCTAAAAAATGTACCGAAGCGGGCCTTGTCTTTGTTGGACCTCCCCCCAAGGTTATTTCCGATATGGGAAGCAAGGTCGTCGCCCGAGAGATCATGGCTAAAGCGGGTATTCCAGTGATTCCCGGGACTCCGGTTTTGGATGATGGAGAAGCGGGGGAGCAGCAGGCGACGCGGTTTGCAGAGAGGTACGGATTTCCCATCATGGTGAAGGCCGTTGCCGGAGGAGGGGGGCGTGGAATCCGGTTTTCCAACGACCTGCCCGAACTGCTCAAGAATCTGAAAATGGCTCGCTCCGAAGCCAAAATGGCCTTCGGAAACGATCAGGTCTACCTGGAAAAGAGTCTTGTGAAGCCACGACATGTGGAGGTCCAGATCCTTGCCGATGACTTTGGGAATGTGATCCATCTGGGCACACGAAACTGTTCCATTCAGAGGCGGCATCAAAAGATGATCGAGATCGCCCCTGCCAATCTTCCCAAGCTGGTCCTGAACCGCATCTGTGACACGGCCGTGCAGGCAGCCAGGGCATGTAATTATCTCAATGCCGGAACGGTGGAGTTCCTTCTGGACGAGGAAGACCGTTTTTATTTCCTCGAAGTCAATACGCGCATCCAGGTGGAACATACTGTAACGGAAGTGATCACGGGGGTTGACCTGGTCCGGGAACAGATCCGCATCGCTTCGGGCCAGCCCCTTTCCCTGAGTCAGGAAGATGTTACATTCCGCGGAGTCGCCATCGAACTTCGGATCAACGCGGAAGATCCCAAGAACAATTTCATGGCAAGCCCAGGTGTGGTGCAGATTTATATGTCACCAGGCGGACACGGCACTCGACTGGACGGTGCGGTCTATCAGGGGTACGAAATTCCTCGCTACTACGATTCCATGCTCGTCAAGTTGACGGTTTACGGATTCACCTGGCGCGAGGCGGTGGACCGGCTTCACCGGGTGCTCAACAGTTTCGCCATCGCCGGTGTAAAAACCACTATTCCGTATTACAAGCAGATTGTCAAAGATCCCGACTTCATTGCGCAGCGATTCGATACTTCATATATAGAAACCCACCCTCACCTTTTGGACTACCAGGAGGAAGTGCCCGAGCTGGAAAAATTGGCCAGTCTGGTCGCTGAAATAAACGCCTATGGTTATAATCCGTACGCCGAGTCCTAGAAGCTTCCAGGCCAAAACCGGGGGGCGGTTCGATGAGCGTGTGAAGGGGGCAAAGGGTCCCTTGAGTGACGAAGCACGGAGCCTTGACCTGCCGGTCCGGGGATGCGGTGACGGAGAATCAACAATCCTGAAGTTCTGAAACAATGGCTGTGTGCCATGTGCAACACATAGGAGTCCAGTATGGCGGAGCTTAAACGAATCACTCCTCAAATGTCCAGCCAGGAAATCCTTGATTTTCTTCGGAATACTCCCGGATATTTCATGACCAATAATGAACGGGACGTATCTCAGTCGGATTTTAAATGTCGCATCATGCCCAATACCACACTCAAGGTGGCTCCCTACAGGGATGAAACGGGATATTTCGCCTTTGAGATTTCGGGAGGGGCGTCAGTGCACGTGGATCTGCTGCGCAAGCAGATCAATCCCTTTGAGAAATTGCGCCTCGTAAGAAAAGCCATGCCCAACACGCTGTTGCAGACGGTGTGCCGCGGGCGCAATCTTTTCGGCTATCGTCCCTACCCCGACAGCACACTTCGACAGACGGTCCGGCTTTTTTCCCGGTACATAGATGTCTGGCGCATTTATGATTTTCTAAATCATGTCCCAAACTTGCAAGTGGTGGCAGAAGAGGTGAAAAATGCGGGAAAGATTTTGATGCCCTGCATTTGCTTCAGTACGGGGCCGGAACATACGGACGAGTACTATGTCGGCAAAGTGAAAGAGATCATCTCGAACATGGGGGAGGATATCATCCTCTGCATCAAGAATCATTCCGCTCTCGGCACCCCCAATAGAATCGCCAACCTGGTGGGAGCCATTCGGCATGAATTCCCCGATCTGCTGCTTGCCTATCATGGCCACAATACCGACGGCAACGATCTCGCTCGAATGGTGGCCGCCGTGTTGGAAGGCGTCAAGATCGTAGAAGTTTCGGATCACGGCTTCGGCGGCATCTACAGCCAAGCTCCGGCTCTGAGTTTCATCCAGATTTTGAACGACTATGGTTTCAGTGCTCCGGGCTTCAAGATCCAGCCCCTGGTGGACGCTTCCGATATTTTGAGGCGGGAGCGTCGCGTCTATGAACAGTTTGAAAGTCCGTACCGGGGATTCGATCCCACGGTCAAGCGCCACAAACTGGCGGGAGGTGCGGCGAACATCGCTTTCGAACAGGCGGAAAAACTCGGGCTTATCGAACGGATACATGAGGTTCTGAGCGATCTTGTGCAGGTCAATCGCGAACTGGGGAACATCTGGTCGGTGACCCCCGGAAGTCAGATCTTCTGGACCACGGCGGTGAACAATGTTCTTCACGGCCGCTACTGCAAGCCCTCGGACGATTTGAAGCGCCTTCTTCTGGGCCGTTATGGACCTTTTCCCTTTTATGACCCACCGGCATGGATTTACAAGAAGGTTCTCGAGAGTAACCGGACGGATGGAAAGAACTGGAAGCAGATTCTCAAGGAGGAGGGCGGCATCAGGAAACTTCCCGATGAAGACTTCAATGAGAAAAGAGGTCAACTTGAGATGAAGCTGAAGCGTCCCGTAACAGACGAAGAGGTATGCCTTTATCTTCAGTTTCCACGGGATGCCCTGGAATACTTTGTCTTTGAAGAACGGTTCGGGAAGACCTGGCTCCTCCCCCCTGAAGTCTGGTTCCGGCGAAAGAAATTCGAGGATGGGGAGCGCATCAACATTCCCGACTACGATGGAAAAACGCATTCCATAGACATCGTTTCCACCCGCCGTGTAGGAGATTCCGTGCAGACTTCGCTTCTGGTGGATTACCATTTTCAAACTTACAGCACCCCCATCCGCAATAAGAAGGCCGGGGGGCACTGATGGGCCGCGTCATTGCGATCTTGAGTATTTAGTTCATCGATTGCGTCTTTATTCCAGCCCCCCACAGGTGTTTCACGCAGCATATCGCAGCCGTGAGCCCTTCTGGGGGGTTCTGTTTTGATGGAGAAATCTGCTGATGCCCAAATGCCGGCTTCTCGGAGTTCACTGAAGGAGTGCAATTCCATGGATGAACTGCTGGATCTTTTTTCGAGTTATCTGTCGGTGGAAAGAGGATTGAGCGCCAACACGCTGAGCGCGTACAACAGTGATCTTCAGGAATGGATCCAATATCTCAAAGACCATGAGATCACGCGGTTCGATGACGTTTCCCGCGAACAGATTCTCGGATATCTGGAATGGCTTGGGGCAAGGCTTTCTCACAGGAGCAGGAGCAGGCGGCTGGCGGCGATTCGGTCCTTTTTCCGCTATCTTGAAAGGACGGGACGCATGAAGAAAAATCCCGCAGCGCGCATACAGTTCCCCAGGTTCAACGCCAAGCTCCCCAAGGTTCTTTCGGCGGCTGAAGTGGAGGCTCTCTTGAATCAGCCCGACATCAGTCAGCCCCTGGGACAAAGAGACAAGGCGTTCCTGGAGCTGTTTTATGCAACGGGTCTTCGGGTTAGCGAACTGACGGACCTGCAGCTTCAACAGATCCATTTCGATGCAGGGTACCTTGTAGTGCGAGGCAAGGGAGACAAGGAACGGCTGGTTCCCATGGGGGAATGGGCAGCCGAGGCTCTCACGACTTATCTTCGAGAGGGGCGCCCCAGACTTCTCAAAAAAGGTTTCAGCCAGGAAGTGTTTCTGAACCATCATGGCGGGAAGCTTTCGCGTCAGGGAGTCTGGAAGATCATGAAAAGCTATGCGGTGCAGGCTGGAATTCAGCAAAATCTCACTCCCCACATGCTGCGTCATTCCTTCGCAACCCATTTGCTTGAAAACGGCGTGGACCTCAGGTCCTTGCAGACCATGCTGGGGCACGTGGATATCTCCACGACGCAAATCTATACGCATGTGGCGCGAGCGAGATTGAAAGAGATACACGAAAAATATCATCCCCGTTCCTGACAGGAAATGTCCATGGAAGTTGTCACCACCCACATCAATGCCGATTTCGACGCCATGGCCTCCATGATTGCGGCCAAGAAGCTGTATCCTGAAGCGATTCTCGTCTTTCCCGGATCGCAGGAACGCACTCTTCGCGAATTCTTTATAAAGTCGGCGGTCTATATTTACGACTTCAAGCGCCTGCGCGATGTGGATCTCAAACAGGTCCACCGGCTGATTCTCGTGGATACCCGCCAGCTCTCGCGCATCGGCAAGTTTGAAGAAATCATCCATCGCCCCGAAGTTGAAATTCACGTATACGATCATCACCCGGATACTTCGGAAGATGTCAAAGGACACGTATCCGTGGTCAAACCCGTGGGGGCGACGGTCACGATTCTCACGCAGCTCATCCGGGAACGGGGGATCGAATTGACCCCGGAGGAAGCCACGATTTTATGCCTCGGAATTTATGAGGATACGGGATCATTCACCTTCAATTCCACGACCCCTGAAGATTTCGAAGCGGCGGCCTACCTGCGCCGCCAGGGAGCGGACCTCAATGTGGTCTCGGATATGGTCACACAGGAACTGACCGCGGAGCAGATCGGCATTCTGAACGAGCTCATTCTTTCGGCACGCACCTATGACATTCAGGGGATCGAAGTCTGCATCGCCACCGTTTCGGTGGACAAGTACGTGGGGGATTTTGCGCTGCTGGTTCATAAACTCAAAGATATTCATAACCTGGATGTGGTTTTCGCCCTGGGGCGCATGGAGGATCGTATTTATCTCGTGGCCCGCAGCCGGATTCCCGAGGTCGATGTAGGACTCATTGCCTCTCACTTCGGCGGAGGAGGGCACACGACGGCTGCATCGGCCACGATTCGGGATTTGACGTTATTCCAGGCCGAAGACAGGCTTCTCGAGGTGTTGAAGAGCAGTATAACGCCCTTTCCCATGGCGGAGAACCTCATGAGCAGTCCGGTGGTCTATGTCGAGGCGGATGCTTCCATCAAAGAAGCCGAGCAAATCATGGTCCGTTACAACATCAACTCCATGCCCGTCATGGAAAACGGTGTCATTGTGGGCCTGATTACCCGCCAGATCCTGGAAAAGGCCATCTTTCACAAGCTCGTGGAACACACCGTGCGTGAATTCATGAGCTCGGACTTTGTCACCGTCGGCCTTCATGCCACACTTCTCGAAATCCAGACCTACCTGGTGGAACATCAGCAACGGATTTTGCCCGTCATCGACGACGGCAAAGTGGTCGGGGTGATTACCCGTCGGGATCTCCTCAATTTTCTCGTTACGGACCATTCCAACAAGCCGCAGACTCTTGCCGATGCTTTGAATCCGGCGCAATGGCCGAAGAAAAAGAGCATTCACAGCGTGGTGATGGAACAGTTGCCCGGCGAGGTTATTGCGATTCTAAAGGATCTGGGGAAGCTGGCCGACCGGCTTCACTACAAGGCGTATGCCGTTGGTGGATTCGTTCGGGATCTCCTTTTGCGGCGCCCGAACCTGGATATCGATATTGTGGTGGAGGGAGACGGCATCGAATTTGCCAAAGAGTTCGCTGCAAGCCATGGCATTCGAGCCCGGTGTCATAAGAAGTTCAATACGGCGGTGCTCATTTTTTCCGATAAATTGAAGGTGGATGTGGCTTCCGCACGGTTTGAATATTATCAGTATCCTGCGGCGCTTCCCATCGTGGAGTTCAGTTCTCTTAAAATGGACCTATATCGACGGGATTTTACCATCAACACGCTGGCGCTCACTCTGAACCCCGATGACTTTGGGCAACTGATCGATTTTTTCGGTGGTCAAAGAGATCTGAAGGACAAAATCATTCGGGTTCTGCACAACCTCAGCTTTGTGGAAGATCCGACACGGATCATGCGTGCGATTCGGTTTGAACAACGGTTCAACTTCAAGATCGGCAAGCAGACGGCTACACTCATGAAAAACGCCGTTCGCATGGGATTGATTCAAAAACTTGGAGGGCGGCGCTTTTTTCATGAAATCGATTTGATACTCATGGAGGAGAACCCCGTACCCGCGGTCCGCAGGATGGACGAATATGGAGTTCTGGGCCTGCTTGCTTCCGGCATGCGATTTGACACCAGGATGGAAGAACTCTTCAATCGCATTCGAAATATGATTTCGTGGTACAGACTGAGCTTTCTCGACGAACCACTGGAAGGATCCTGGGTATATTTTCTGGGGCTCTTATCCGGTTTGCACCGCAATGATTTGGAAAAGGTATGGAACCGCCTTGAAATGACGGAAAACCAAAGAGAGAGAATGCTCTGGACCTACGGGCAGGTGGAATCCCTTCTGAGGGGGTTTTTCCAGTTGCCTGAACACCGTCCGAGTGATATCTATCGAACTTTACAGCCATTTAAGCCCGAAGAGCTCCTGTTCATGATGGCCAGGACGGAACGGGAAGAGGTCCGCAAAGCCATCAGTCACTACTTCCACCGCTACCGGCGCGTTCGCACGGAATTGAAGGGCAAGGACCTCAAGGCGATGGGAGTCCCCCCCGGGCCGATTTACAGGATCATTTTGGATGAACTTATCGATGCGCATCTCAATGGAGAAGTGAAAAGTCTGCAGGACGAGTGGGGCTATTTGAAGGTGCATCATCCGGAAATTTTTGAAAATGCAGAAAAAAATATGTCTTCCGGGATGTCTTTTTCCGAGGGTGTTTGAAAGATGGTTCTTAAGGGAGTGAGTCGCTCTTGAAATCCTCATTTACCACGGAGGCACAGGGATCACAGAGGAATTCCAAAATCTTCTCCATGCCCTCCGTGTCTCCGTGGTGAATGACGGGATATTGGAATCCGCCATCTCCCTGAAATGACAAACGGCGAATCGAGGATCGAAAAAAATATATGGTAGGCAATATAATAGCAGATGCAATTCTTTACGCTGTCCCCTTGCTCTTTGCGGTGATCCTCCATGAGGTGGCTCATGGCTGGGTTGCCGAAAAACGGGGAGATCCCACCGCCCGAATGATGGGGCGCATCACACTCAATCCCATTTCCCATATTGATCTGGTGGGCACGGTGATTCTTCCCCTCATTCTGCTGGTTACCAAATCCCCCTTCCTCTTCGGGTGGGCCAAGCCGGTCCCCGTCAACTTTGCAAACCTGAAGGGGGGACGCCGGGATATGGCCTTGGTTTCCCTGGCCGGGCCCATGACGAACTTTCTTTTGGCCTGTATCAGCGCCCTGGTCTTTCGCAGCATTCAGGGCGGCCATATTGCAGCCCCGGGACAGTTGGATTGGGTTCTGGTGCCGCTTCGGCACATGACCCTCATATCCGTAGAGTTCAATCTCGTTTTGATGGTGATCAATCTGATGCCCATTCCACCCCTGGATGGGGGGCATATCCTGATGGGAGTCCTTCCCTATTCCCTGGCCTCTAAACTGGAAAGCATGGAACGCTACGGGTTGTTGATCGTTTTGCTGCTGATCGGTACGGGGCTTTGGGGGTATGTCGTGCGCCCTGTTGTCTATACTTTTGTGCGGCTTTTTCTCTATTGATCCGATACGGTAGGAACGGGAAGGGAGTGAAGAATTTATCTCGATGATACAGCGAAAGCGAATTCTCAGCGGTATGCGCCCCACGGGACGTCTGCATTTGGGGAACCTCCATGGTGCCCTCGATAACTGGGTCCAGCTTCAAAAGCAGTACGAATGCTTTTTTTTTGTTGCGGACTGGCATGCTCTGACAACCGATTACGCATCTTCCAGCCGGATAAGGCAGAACATATGGAATATGATTTTGGACTGGCTCAGTGTGGGGCTGGATCCGCAGCAGTGCACTTTTTTCATTCAGTCGGATATAAAAGAACATGCGGAGCTTTCTCTGCTCTTGGGAATGATTACTCCTCTGCCCTGGCTCGAGCGGAACCCCACCTACAAGGAACATCTGCAGCAAATGGATCAAAAAGACCTCTCGACCTATGGTTTTCTGGGCTATCCCGTGTTGCAGGCGGCGGACATCATCATGTACAAAGCCAATGGAGTCCCTGTGGGGAAG
This region of Desulforhabdus amnigena genomic DNA includes:
- a CDS encoding DUF1614 domain-containing protein; this translates as MHYFPLSLPFLLLLLFLFIFLVTLVEVGILSYAYQRIGINQRYVFSLMLFSLLGSYINIPIFELPPEQVISNSYVDLFGIRHIIPHVQEWPGTVVAVNVGGALVPFFLSIYLTVKNKLYGLAFVGVGIVTFLVHQLAYPVKGVGIAVPFFTPPLASAIVGLVISRKYAPALAYISGSMGTLLGADITNIDKIRGLGAPIASIGGAGTFDGVFLTGIIAVLLAGFWSSRDRGTSLAP
- a CDS encoding acetyl-CoA carboxylase biotin carboxylase subunit, with translation MFKKLLVANRGEIAIRIIRSAQELGIKTVAIYEETDKTAMHIMRADEAICIGSGPRKDYLSIERIIQAAQTTGAEAIHPGYGFLAENPNFSKKCTEAGLVFVGPPPKVISDMGSKVVAREIMAKAGIPVIPGTPVLDDGEAGEQQATRFAERYGFPIMVKAVAGGGGRGIRFSNDLPELLKNLKMARSEAKMAFGNDQVYLEKSLVKPRHVEVQILADDFGNVIHLGTRNCSIQRRHQKMIEIAPANLPKLVLNRICDTAVQAARACNYLNAGTVEFLLDEEDRFYFLEVNTRIQVEHTVTEVITGVDLVREQIRIASGQPLSLSQEDVTFRGVAIELRINAEDPKNNFMASPGVVQIYMSPGGHGTRLDGAVYQGYEIPRYYDSMLVKLTVYGFTWREAVDRLHRVLNSFAIAGVKTTIPYYKQIVKDPDFIAQRFDTSYIETHPHLLDYQEEVPELEKLASLVAEINAYGYNPYAES
- a CDS encoding pyruvate carboxylase; this translates as MAELKRITPQMSSQEILDFLRNTPGYFMTNNERDVSQSDFKCRIMPNTTLKVAPYRDETGYFAFEISGGASVHVDLLRKQINPFEKLRLVRKAMPNTLLQTVCRGRNLFGYRPYPDSTLRQTVRLFSRYIDVWRIYDFLNHVPNLQVVAEEVKNAGKILMPCICFSTGPEHTDEYYVGKVKEIISNMGEDIILCIKNHSALGTPNRIANLVGAIRHEFPDLLLAYHGHNTDGNDLARMVAAVLEGVKIVEVSDHGFGGIYSQAPALSFIQILNDYGFSAPGFKIQPLVDASDILRRERRVYEQFESPYRGFDPTVKRHKLAGGAANIAFEQAEKLGLIERIHEVLSDLVQVNRELGNIWSVTPGSQIFWTTAVNNVLHGRYCKPSDDLKRLLLGRYGPFPFYDPPAWIYKKVLESNRTDGKNWKQILKEEGGIRKLPDEDFNEKRGQLEMKLKRPVTDEEVCLYLQFPRDALEYFVFEERFGKTWLLPPEVWFRRKKFEDGERINIPDYDGKTHSIDIVSTRRVGDSVQTSLLVDYHFQTYSTPIRNKKAGGH
- the xerD gene encoding site-specific tyrosine recombinase XerD, whose translation is MDELLDLFSSYLSVERGLSANTLSAYNSDLQEWIQYLKDHEITRFDDVSREQILGYLEWLGARLSHRSRSRRLAAIRSFFRYLERTGRMKKNPAARIQFPRFNAKLPKVLSAAEVEALLNQPDISQPLGQRDKAFLELFYATGLRVSELTDLQLQQIHFDAGYLVVRGKGDKERLVPMGEWAAEALTTYLREGRPRLLKKGFSQEVFLNHHGGKLSRQGVWKIMKSYAVQAGIQQNLTPHMLRHSFATHLLENGVDLRSLQTMLGHVDISTTQIYTHVARARLKEIHEKYHPRS
- a CDS encoding CBS domain-containing protein, whose product is MEVVTTHINADFDAMASMIAAKKLYPEAILVFPGSQERTLREFFIKSAVYIYDFKRLRDVDLKQVHRLILVDTRQLSRIGKFEEIIHRPEVEIHVYDHHPDTSEDVKGHVSVVKPVGATVTILTQLIRERGIELTPEEATILCLGIYEDTGSFTFNSTTPEDFEAAAYLRRQGADLNVVSDMVTQELTAEQIGILNELILSARTYDIQGIEVCIATVSVDKYVGDFALLVHKLKDIHNLDVVFALGRMEDRIYLVARSRIPEVDVGLIASHFGGGGHTTAASATIRDLTLFQAEDRLLEVLKSSITPFPMAENLMSSPVVYVEADASIKEAEQIMVRYNINSMPVMENGVIVGLITRQILEKAIFHKLVEHTVREFMSSDFVTVGLHATLLEIQTYLVEHQQRILPVIDDGKVVGVITRRDLLNFLVTDHSNKPQTLADALNPAQWPKKKSIHSVVMEQLPGEVIAILKDLGKLADRLHYKAYAVGGFVRDLLLRRPNLDIDIVVEGDGIEFAKEFAASHGIRARCHKKFNTAVLIFSDKLKVDVASARFEYYQYPAALPIVEFSSLKMDLYRRDFTINTLALTLNPDDFGQLIDFFGGQRDLKDKIIRVLHNLSFVEDPTRIMRAIRFEQRFNFKIGKQTATLMKNAVRMGLIQKLGGRRFFHEIDLILMEENPVPAVRRMDEYGVLGLLASGMRFDTRMEELFNRIRNMISWYRLSFLDEPLEGSWVYFLGLLSGLHRNDLEKVWNRLEMTENQRERMLWTYGQVESLLRGFFQLPEHRPSDIYRTLQPFKPEELLFMMARTEREEVRKAISHYFHRYRRVRTELKGKDLKAMGVPPGPIYRIILDELIDAHLNGEVKSLQDEWGYLKVHHPEIFENAEKNMSSGMSFSEGV
- a CDS encoding site-2 protease family protein; the encoded protein is MVGNIIADAILYAVPLLFAVILHEVAHGWVAEKRGDPTARMMGRITLNPISHIDLVGTVILPLILLVTKSPFLFGWAKPVPVNFANLKGGRRDMALVSLAGPMTNFLLACISALVFRSIQGGHIAAPGQLDWVLVPLRHMTLISVEFNLVLMVINLMPIPPLDGGHILMGVLPYSLASKLESMERYGLLIVLLLIGTGLWGYVVRPVVYTFVRLFLY